Proteins found in one Tamandua tetradactyla isolate mTamTet1 chromosome 1, mTamTet1.pri, whole genome shotgun sequence genomic segment:
- the SPAG4 gene encoding sperm-associated antigen 4 protein isoform X4: protein MGWKFSAETGTPEPQGADRRWRGNQPAGSPVVSEEQLDLLSTLDLRQDMPPPRVSKSFLSQLLQVLSVLFSLIGDVLVSVYREICTIRFLLTSVSLLSLFLAALWWGLLYLVPLENEPKEMLTLSEYHERVRSQGQQLQQLQAELVKLHKEMSSVRTTNSERVAKLVFQRLNEDFVRKPDYALSSVGASIDLEKTSHDYEDRNTAYFWNRFSFWNYARPPTVILEPDVFPGNCWAFEGDQGQVVIRLPGRVQLSDITLQHPPPSVAHTGAANSAPRDFTVYGLQVDDETEVFLGKFTFDVEKSEIQTFHLQNDPPAAFPKVKIQILSNWGHPRFTCLYRVRAHGVRTSEGAGDSATGDTGGPH, encoded by the exons ATGGGCTGGAAGTTCTCGGCAGAAACCGGCACCCCGGAGCCACAAGGGGCCGACCGCCGGTGGCGCGGCAACC AACCGGCTGGCTCTCCCGTAGTCTCTGAGGAGCAGCTCGACCTTCTCTCCACCCTGGATCTGAGGCAGGATATGCCTCCTCCGCGGGTGTCCAAGAGCTTCCTGA GCCAGCTCCTCCAGGTCCTGAGCGTGTTGTTTTCCCTGATTGGAGACGTGCTGGTCAGTGTGTACAG GGAGATCTGTACCATCCGCTTCCTGCTCACGTCTGTGTCGCTGCTGAGCCTCTTTCTGGCAG CTCTCTGGTGGGGGCTCCTGTACCTGGTTCCTCTGGAGAAT GAGCCTAAAGAGATGCTGACTCTAAG TGAATACCACGAGCGCGTGCGCTCCCAGGGGCAGCAGCTACAGCAGCTCCAGGCCGAGCTAGTTAAACTCCATAAGGAGATGTCCAGCGTTCGCACAACCAACAGCGAG AGAGTGGCCAAACTCGTGTTCCAGAGGCTGAATGAGGACTTTGTGCGGAAACCCGACTACGCGCTGAGCTCTGTGG GAGCCTCCATCGACCTTGAGAAGACGTCCCACGACTACGAGGACAGGAACACTGCCTACTTCTGGAATCGCTTCAGCTTCTGGAACTACGCGCGCCCTCCCACGGTTATCTTGGAG CCAGACGTGTTCCCTGGGAATTGCTGGGCTTTTGAGGGCGACCAGGGCCAAGTGGTGATCCGGCTACCGGGTCGTGTGCAGCTGAGCGACATCACTCTGCAGCATCCTCCGCCCAGCGTGGCGCATACGGGGGCAGCCAACAGCGCCCCCCGTGACTTCACAGTCTAT GGCCTCCAGGTTGATGACGAGACTGAAGTTTTCTTGGGGAAATTCACTTTTGACGTGGAGAAATCTGAAATTCAGACTTTCCACCTGCAG AATGACCCCCCAGCTGCCTTTCCCAAGGTGAAGATTCAGATTCTAAGCAACTGGGGCCACCCTCGCTTCACATGCTTGTATCGAGTCCGTGCTCATGGCGTGCGAACCTCAGAGGGGGCAGGGGACAGTGCCACAGGGGACACTGGGGGGCCCCATTAA
- the SPAG4 gene encoding sperm-associated antigen 4 protein isoform X1, with amino-acid sequence MRRSSRPGSTVTPHKRNFYSENSNSSVSATSAESSGHRSAGPGPGEPEGRRAQGSSCGEPALSAGVSRGATWAGSSRQKPAPRSHKGPTAGGAATVRGGASEPAGSPVVSEEQLDLLSTLDLRQDMPPPRVSKSFLSQLLQVLSVLFSLIGDVLVSVYREICTIRFLLTSVSLLSLFLAALWWGLLYLVPLENEPKEMLTLSEYHERVRSQGQQLQQLQAELVKLHKEMSSVRTTNSERVAKLVFQRLNEDFVRKPDYALSSVGASIDLEKTSHDYEDRNTAYFWNRFSFWNYARPPTVILEPDVFPGNCWAFEGDQGQVVIRLPGRVQLSDITLQHPPPSVAHTGAANSAPRDFTVYGLQVDDETEVFLGKFTFDVEKSEIQTFHLQNDPPAAFPKVKIQILSNWGHPRFTCLYRVRAHGVRTSEGAGDSATGDTGGPH; translated from the exons ATGCGGCGGAGCTCCCGTCCGGGCTCGACCGTGACCCCGCACAAGCGCAACTTCTACAGCGAAAACAGCAACAGCTCAGTGAGCGCCACCTCGGCGGAAAGCAGCGGGCACCGGTCAGCTGGGCCGGGACCCGGGGAGCCCGAGGGCAGAAGAGCCCAGGGCTCGAGCTGCGGTGAGCCCGCCTTGAGCGCAGGAGTGTCCAGAGGAGCCACATGGGCTGGAAGTTCTCGGCAGAAACCGGCACCCCGGAGCCACAAGGGGCCGACCGCCGGTGGCGCGGCAACCGTGAGGGGCGGGGCCTCGG AACCGGCTGGCTCTCCCGTAGTCTCTGAGGAGCAGCTCGACCTTCTCTCCACCCTGGATCTGAGGCAGGATATGCCTCCTCCGCGGGTGTCCAAGAGCTTCCTGA GCCAGCTCCTCCAGGTCCTGAGCGTGTTGTTTTCCCTGATTGGAGACGTGCTGGTCAGTGTGTACAG GGAGATCTGTACCATCCGCTTCCTGCTCACGTCTGTGTCGCTGCTGAGCCTCTTTCTGGCAG CTCTCTGGTGGGGGCTCCTGTACCTGGTTCCTCTGGAGAAT GAGCCTAAAGAGATGCTGACTCTAAG TGAATACCACGAGCGCGTGCGCTCCCAGGGGCAGCAGCTACAGCAGCTCCAGGCCGAGCTAGTTAAACTCCATAAGGAGATGTCCAGCGTTCGCACAACCAACAGCGAG AGAGTGGCCAAACTCGTGTTCCAGAGGCTGAATGAGGACTTTGTGCGGAAACCCGACTACGCGCTGAGCTCTGTGG GAGCCTCCATCGACCTTGAGAAGACGTCCCACGACTACGAGGACAGGAACACTGCCTACTTCTGGAATCGCTTCAGCTTCTGGAACTACGCGCGCCCTCCCACGGTTATCTTGGAG CCAGACGTGTTCCCTGGGAATTGCTGGGCTTTTGAGGGCGACCAGGGCCAAGTGGTGATCCGGCTACCGGGTCGTGTGCAGCTGAGCGACATCACTCTGCAGCATCCTCCGCCCAGCGTGGCGCATACGGGGGCAGCCAACAGCGCCCCCCGTGACTTCACAGTCTAT GGCCTCCAGGTTGATGACGAGACTGAAGTTTTCTTGGGGAAATTCACTTTTGACGTGGAGAAATCTGAAATTCAGACTTTCCACCTGCAG AATGACCCCCCAGCTGCCTTTCCCAAGGTGAAGATTCAGATTCTAAGCAACTGGGGCCACCCTCGCTTCACATGCTTGTATCGAGTCCGTGCTCATGGCGTGCGAACCTCAGAGGGGGCAGGGGACAGTGCCACAGGGGACACTGGGGGGCCCCATTAA
- the SPAG4 gene encoding sperm-associated antigen 4 protein isoform X2, whose translation MRRSSRPGSTVTPHKRNFYSENSNSSVSATSAESSGHRSAGPGPGEPEGRRAQGSSCGEPALSAGVSRGATWAGSSRQKPAPRSHKGPTAGGAATVRGGASVSEEQLDLLSTLDLRQDMPPPRVSKSFLSQLLQVLSVLFSLIGDVLVSVYREICTIRFLLTSVSLLSLFLAALWWGLLYLVPLENEPKEMLTLSEYHERVRSQGQQLQQLQAELVKLHKEMSSVRTTNSERVAKLVFQRLNEDFVRKPDYALSSVGASIDLEKTSHDYEDRNTAYFWNRFSFWNYARPPTVILEPDVFPGNCWAFEGDQGQVVIRLPGRVQLSDITLQHPPPSVAHTGAANSAPRDFTVYGLQVDDETEVFLGKFTFDVEKSEIQTFHLQNDPPAAFPKVKIQILSNWGHPRFTCLYRVRAHGVRTSEGAGDSATGDTGGPH comes from the exons ATGCGGCGGAGCTCCCGTCCGGGCTCGACCGTGACCCCGCACAAGCGCAACTTCTACAGCGAAAACAGCAACAGCTCAGTGAGCGCCACCTCGGCGGAAAGCAGCGGGCACCGGTCAGCTGGGCCGGGACCCGGGGAGCCCGAGGGCAGAAGAGCCCAGGGCTCGAGCTGCGGTGAGCCCGCCTTGAGCGCAGGAGTGTCCAGAGGAGCCACATGGGCTGGAAGTTCTCGGCAGAAACCGGCACCCCGGAGCCACAAGGGGCCGACCGCCGGTGGCGCGGCAACCGTGAGGGGCGGGGCCTCGG TCTCTGAGGAGCAGCTCGACCTTCTCTCCACCCTGGATCTGAGGCAGGATATGCCTCCTCCGCGGGTGTCCAAGAGCTTCCTGA GCCAGCTCCTCCAGGTCCTGAGCGTGTTGTTTTCCCTGATTGGAGACGTGCTGGTCAGTGTGTACAG GGAGATCTGTACCATCCGCTTCCTGCTCACGTCTGTGTCGCTGCTGAGCCTCTTTCTGGCAG CTCTCTGGTGGGGGCTCCTGTACCTGGTTCCTCTGGAGAAT GAGCCTAAAGAGATGCTGACTCTAAG TGAATACCACGAGCGCGTGCGCTCCCAGGGGCAGCAGCTACAGCAGCTCCAGGCCGAGCTAGTTAAACTCCATAAGGAGATGTCCAGCGTTCGCACAACCAACAGCGAG AGAGTGGCCAAACTCGTGTTCCAGAGGCTGAATGAGGACTTTGTGCGGAAACCCGACTACGCGCTGAGCTCTGTGG GAGCCTCCATCGACCTTGAGAAGACGTCCCACGACTACGAGGACAGGAACACTGCCTACTTCTGGAATCGCTTCAGCTTCTGGAACTACGCGCGCCCTCCCACGGTTATCTTGGAG CCAGACGTGTTCCCTGGGAATTGCTGGGCTTTTGAGGGCGACCAGGGCCAAGTGGTGATCCGGCTACCGGGTCGTGTGCAGCTGAGCGACATCACTCTGCAGCATCCTCCGCCCAGCGTGGCGCATACGGGGGCAGCCAACAGCGCCCCCCGTGACTTCACAGTCTAT GGCCTCCAGGTTGATGACGAGACTGAAGTTTTCTTGGGGAAATTCACTTTTGACGTGGAGAAATCTGAAATTCAGACTTTCCACCTGCAG AATGACCCCCCAGCTGCCTTTCCCAAGGTGAAGATTCAGATTCTAAGCAACTGGGGCCACCCTCGCTTCACATGCTTGTATCGAGTCCGTGCTCATGGCGTGCGAACCTCAGAGGGGGCAGGGGACAGTGCCACAGGGGACACTGGGGGGCCCCATTAA
- the SPAG4 gene encoding sperm-associated antigen 4 protein isoform X5, giving the protein MGWKFSAETGTPEPQGADRRWRGNLSEEQLDLLSTLDLRQDMPPPRVSKSFLSQLLQVLSVLFSLIGDVLVSVYREICTIRFLLTSVSLLSLFLAALWWGLLYLVPLENEPKEMLTLSEYHERVRSQGQQLQQLQAELVKLHKEMSSVRTTNSERVAKLVFQRLNEDFVRKPDYALSSVGASIDLEKTSHDYEDRNTAYFWNRFSFWNYARPPTVILEPDVFPGNCWAFEGDQGQVVIRLPGRVQLSDITLQHPPPSVAHTGAANSAPRDFTVYGLQVDDETEVFLGKFTFDVEKSEIQTFHLQNDPPAAFPKVKIQILSNWGHPRFTCLYRVRAHGVRTSEGAGDSATGDTGGPH; this is encoded by the exons ATGGGCTGGAAGTTCTCGGCAGAAACCGGCACCCCGGAGCCACAAGGGGCCGACCGCCGGTGGCGCGGCAACC TCTCTGAGGAGCAGCTCGACCTTCTCTCCACCCTGGATCTGAGGCAGGATATGCCTCCTCCGCGGGTGTCCAAGAGCTTCCTGA GCCAGCTCCTCCAGGTCCTGAGCGTGTTGTTTTCCCTGATTGGAGACGTGCTGGTCAGTGTGTACAG GGAGATCTGTACCATCCGCTTCCTGCTCACGTCTGTGTCGCTGCTGAGCCTCTTTCTGGCAG CTCTCTGGTGGGGGCTCCTGTACCTGGTTCCTCTGGAGAAT GAGCCTAAAGAGATGCTGACTCTAAG TGAATACCACGAGCGCGTGCGCTCCCAGGGGCAGCAGCTACAGCAGCTCCAGGCCGAGCTAGTTAAACTCCATAAGGAGATGTCCAGCGTTCGCACAACCAACAGCGAG AGAGTGGCCAAACTCGTGTTCCAGAGGCTGAATGAGGACTTTGTGCGGAAACCCGACTACGCGCTGAGCTCTGTGG GAGCCTCCATCGACCTTGAGAAGACGTCCCACGACTACGAGGACAGGAACACTGCCTACTTCTGGAATCGCTTCAGCTTCTGGAACTACGCGCGCCCTCCCACGGTTATCTTGGAG CCAGACGTGTTCCCTGGGAATTGCTGGGCTTTTGAGGGCGACCAGGGCCAAGTGGTGATCCGGCTACCGGGTCGTGTGCAGCTGAGCGACATCACTCTGCAGCATCCTCCGCCCAGCGTGGCGCATACGGGGGCAGCCAACAGCGCCCCCCGTGACTTCACAGTCTAT GGCCTCCAGGTTGATGACGAGACTGAAGTTTTCTTGGGGAAATTCACTTTTGACGTGGAGAAATCTGAAATTCAGACTTTCCACCTGCAG AATGACCCCCCAGCTGCCTTTCCCAAGGTGAAGATTCAGATTCTAAGCAACTGGGGCCACCCTCGCTTCACATGCTTGTATCGAGTCCGTGCTCATGGCGTGCGAACCTCAGAGGGGGCAGGGGACAGTGCCACAGGGGACACTGGGGGGCCCCATTAA
- the SPAG4 gene encoding sperm-associated antigen 4 protein isoform X3 encodes MRRSSRPGSTVTPHKRNFYSENSNSSVSATSAESSGHRSAGPGPGEPEGRRAQGSSCVSEEQLDLLSTLDLRQDMPPPRVSKSFLSQLLQVLSVLFSLIGDVLVSVYREICTIRFLLTSVSLLSLFLAALWWGLLYLVPLENEPKEMLTLSEYHERVRSQGQQLQQLQAELVKLHKEMSSVRTTNSERVAKLVFQRLNEDFVRKPDYALSSVGASIDLEKTSHDYEDRNTAYFWNRFSFWNYARPPTVILEPDVFPGNCWAFEGDQGQVVIRLPGRVQLSDITLQHPPPSVAHTGAANSAPRDFTVYGLQVDDETEVFLGKFTFDVEKSEIQTFHLQNDPPAAFPKVKIQILSNWGHPRFTCLYRVRAHGVRTSEGAGDSATGDTGGPH; translated from the exons ATGCGGCGGAGCTCCCGTCCGGGCTCGACCGTGACCCCGCACAAGCGCAACTTCTACAGCGAAAACAGCAACAGCTCAGTGAGCGCCACCTCGGCGGAAAGCAGCGGGCACCGGTCAGCTGGGCCGGGACCCGGGGAGCCCGAGGGCAGAAGAGCCCAGGGCTCGAGCTGCG TCTCTGAGGAGCAGCTCGACCTTCTCTCCACCCTGGATCTGAGGCAGGATATGCCTCCTCCGCGGGTGTCCAAGAGCTTCCTGA GCCAGCTCCTCCAGGTCCTGAGCGTGTTGTTTTCCCTGATTGGAGACGTGCTGGTCAGTGTGTACAG GGAGATCTGTACCATCCGCTTCCTGCTCACGTCTGTGTCGCTGCTGAGCCTCTTTCTGGCAG CTCTCTGGTGGGGGCTCCTGTACCTGGTTCCTCTGGAGAAT GAGCCTAAAGAGATGCTGACTCTAAG TGAATACCACGAGCGCGTGCGCTCCCAGGGGCAGCAGCTACAGCAGCTCCAGGCCGAGCTAGTTAAACTCCATAAGGAGATGTCCAGCGTTCGCACAACCAACAGCGAG AGAGTGGCCAAACTCGTGTTCCAGAGGCTGAATGAGGACTTTGTGCGGAAACCCGACTACGCGCTGAGCTCTGTGG GAGCCTCCATCGACCTTGAGAAGACGTCCCACGACTACGAGGACAGGAACACTGCCTACTTCTGGAATCGCTTCAGCTTCTGGAACTACGCGCGCCCTCCCACGGTTATCTTGGAG CCAGACGTGTTCCCTGGGAATTGCTGGGCTTTTGAGGGCGACCAGGGCCAAGTGGTGATCCGGCTACCGGGTCGTGTGCAGCTGAGCGACATCACTCTGCAGCATCCTCCGCCCAGCGTGGCGCATACGGGGGCAGCCAACAGCGCCCCCCGTGACTTCACAGTCTAT GGCCTCCAGGTTGATGACGAGACTGAAGTTTTCTTGGGGAAATTCACTTTTGACGTGGAGAAATCTGAAATTCAGACTTTCCACCTGCAG AATGACCCCCCAGCTGCCTTTCCCAAGGTGAAGATTCAGATTCTAAGCAACTGGGGCCACCCTCGCTTCACATGCTTGTATCGAGTCCGTGCTCATGGCGTGCGAACCTCAGAGGGGGCAGGGGACAGTGCCACAGGGGACACTGGGGGGCCCCATTAA